The proteins below are encoded in one region of Macaca nemestrina isolate mMacNem1 chromosome 10, mMacNem.hap1, whole genome shotgun sequence:
- the LOC105484256 gene encoding developmental pluripotency-associated protein 3 — MDPSQQFSPTSIPESSQMLTQENSRDDSGASEICSEMLIKNLSNLTINASNESPSPLSEDSLHRVIDGIAARAPVLREIRDDLIYRRRGVRTLLSVQRERMARFRYMLLGRVRTHQRILTNTGLKGVRESRPFKCPCSFCVSNGWDPSENARIGNYDTKPLQP, encoded by the exons ATGGACCCATCACAGCAGTTTAGTCCAACCTCCATCCCAGAGTCTTCACAAATGCTGACCCAAGAAAATTCTCGGGACGATTCAG GGGCCTCTGAGATCTGTTCCGAGATGTTGATAAAGAACCTTAGTAACTTGACTATCAACGCCAGTAACGAATCCCCTTCCCCTCTGTCAGAAGATTCACTCCATCGAGTGATAGATGGAATTGCTGCAAGAGCACCAGTCCTCAGGGAAATCAGAGATGACTTGATTTACAGGAGGAGAGGAGTAAGAACATTGCTGTCTGTGCAGAGAGAAAGAATGGCAAGATTCAGATACATGTTACTCGGCAGAGTTCGTACG CATCAAAGAATACTAACAAACACTGGACTTAAGGGAGTTAGg gAATCAAGACCATTCAAATGTCCCTGCAGTTTCTGCGTGTCCAATGGATGGGATCCTTCTGAGAATGCTAGAATAGGGAATTACGACACCAAGCCACTTCAGCCATAA